Proteins found in one Chloracidobacterium sp. genomic segment:
- a CDS encoding VCBS repeat-containing protein codes for MRDRYTAIMSGLAFSLCAIVMTAAFSTSVSAQKVRLRSQITPTCGSSSNLKFADIYADGNIAVQGSYNCRGAFIYDISNPDAPKLASWYNPGSNQQFLEAIVIGTRGYFGSGNGGGVHIVDLTNPYSPQLLGIVNSATGNGHNSIHEMMVINQMGSEILIENFNGFSSKILKFIDITNPANPVFIRDLNPTEPIWVHAMHIRGDRMFTSGWGSSSQRGRTEIYNIANVANTPPQLLGFIDDQSGVTAGNSMHSSWTSEDGKYLYSCRETSNGNGDLRTYNIENPATPLLVNSVGMNALSINAVTPHNPVVMGNRLYISWYQAGIQVFDLSNPSTPIRVGQYDTYPAVFAPPAEEKQALLDAEPWDMVCGSDSRQNLLPTSYDGNWAVYPFLGSDKILAGDLANGLLVLDASAVTSPVKNRVSDFDGDGKTDLSVFSPSGTLWSIENSSDSTASAVGFGFGTDVLEPGDYDGDGKTDIAIFRPSTGTWWIRRSSDPGNFLAMKFGLSTDIPVAGDYDADGKTDLAVWRPSTGIWYIQQSTLGFKAMQWGVSGDKPVVGDFEGDGKIDIAVWRPSNGVWYVSQSSSSIPLYRAFGTNGDKPVSGDFDGNGVSDFTVYRPSNGTWYMLDPSTQTFSAFNFGIAEDVPIPADYDGDSKADIAVFRPSTSVWYRLNSTNGGFYARLFGQTGDIPSPSSVQP; via the coding sequence ATGAGAGATAGATATACAGCAATTATGAGCGGACTTGCGTTTTCGCTATGCGCCATCGTAATGACGGCAGCGTTTAGCACGTCGGTTTCGGCGCAGAAAGTTCGGCTTCGATCGCAGATCACGCCAACTTGCGGTAGTTCGTCTAATCTGAAATTTGCGGATATTTATGCCGATGGCAATATTGCCGTGCAGGGTAGCTACAATTGCCGCGGAGCTTTTATATACGACATTTCCAACCCCGACGCTCCGAAACTGGCGAGTTGGTATAATCCCGGATCTAACCAACAGTTTTTAGAAGCGATCGTCATCGGTACACGAGGCTATTTTGGTAGTGGCAACGGCGGCGGTGTGCATATCGTGGATCTGACCAACCCATACTCGCCGCAGTTGTTGGGGATCGTCAATTCTGCTACCGGTAACGGACATAACTCGATCCACGAAATGATGGTGATAAATCAGATGGGGTCTGAGATCCTGATCGAGAACTTCAATGGCTTTTCCAGCAAGATCTTAAAATTCATCGACATCACAAATCCGGCAAATCCGGTTTTTATTCGGGACCTCAATCCCACGGAACCGATCTGGGTACACGCGATGCACATTCGCGGCGACCGAATGTTTACGTCCGGATGGGGAAGTTCGAGCCAACGAGGCCGAACCGAGATCTACAACATCGCCAACGTAGCAAATACGCCGCCGCAACTGCTTGGATTCATTGACGATCAATCCGGGGTAACTGCGGGCAACAGTATGCATAGCAGTTGGACGAGTGAGGACGGGAAGTACCTTTACAGTTGTCGTGAGACGAGTAACGGGAACGGTGATCTCAGAACATATAATATCGAAAACCCGGCAACGCCATTGCTCGTCAATTCGGTAGGGATGAACGCATTGTCGATCAACGCGGTCACGCCGCATAACCCGGTCGTGATGGGCAATCGACTTTATATTTCGTGGTATCAAGCGGGAATTCAGGTTTTTGACCTTTCAAATCCGAGCACACCGATCCGTGTCGGCCAGTACGACACATACCCGGCGGTCTTCGCACCTCCGGCAGAGGAGAAACAAGCTCTCTTGGATGCTGAGCCCTGGGATATGGTCTGCGGTTCGGACTCGCGACAGAATCTGCTGCCGACGAGCTATGACGGTAACTGGGCAGTCTATCCGTTCCTTGGTTCCGATAAGATCCTGGCGGGAGATCTGGCCAACGGCCTGCTCGTGCTTGACGCAAGTGCAGTCACGTCACCGGTAAAGAATCGTGTTTCTGATTTCGACGGCGACGGCAAGACCGACCTATCGGTATTTTCGCCCTCCGGCACCCTCTGGAGTATTGAGAATAGTTCTGACAGCACGGCCTCGGCCGTTGGATTTGGTTTCGGGACTGATGTTTTGGAACCGGGCGATTATGACGGCGACGGCAAGACGGACATTGCGATATTTCGTCCTTCGACGGGCACCTGGTGGATTCGCCGCAGCAGTGATCCGGGCAATTTCTTGGCGATGAAGTTTGGCTTGAGTACGGATATTCCCGTCGCTGGCGACTATGACGCCGACGGCAAAACGGACTTGGCCGTGTGGCGGCCATCAACCGGAATTTGGTATATCCAGCAGAGCACACTTGGATTCAAGGCAATGCAGTGGGGCGTAAGTGGTGATAAGCCGGTCGTAGGCGATTTCGAAGGCGACGGCAAGATCGATATAGCCGTATGGCGGCCGTCGAACGGCGTTTGGTATGTAAGCCAGAGTTCGTCATCGATCCCGCTGTATCGAGCCTTCGGAACCAACGGCGACAAGCCCGTCAGTGGTGACTTCGACGGCAACGGCGTGTCGGACTTTACGGTTTACCGCCCCTCGAACGGAACGTGGTATATGCTTGATCCCTCCACTCAGACATTTTCGGCCTTTAACTTCGGCATCGCCGAAGATGTTCCGATTCCCGCAGACTACGAC
- a CDS encoding polyprenyl synthetase family protein — MQTFASAKKELLTQAKASKIFGLIANEMSLVEAEYERQVQSNIQVVNYLGDYLRASGGKRVRPALLILASGACGGATAGKNVISLATVMEMLHTATLVHDDIIDNADLRRNRASVNARFGNQTAVLMGDWLYMSAFETSLQERSLEILDILTRLTRKMTEGELIQLTMIGRLDISESDYFDILKRKTAFLFSACAEIGAILAGSTLEQQHALRDYGMNLGIAFQLADDILDLTSEAENLGKAAGTDLLEGKVTLPLIYLLQSEPSLRPKLEDVMLTGAYNEISRDDIRELLDVRGIIGQIRERAKEFADAARKNLDVFTETEYRVALEGIPNFVIDRNS, encoded by the coding sequence ATGCAAACATTCGCGTCAGCAAAAAAAGAATTGCTTACCCAAGCCAAGGCTTCCAAGATCTTTGGGCTGATCGCTAATGAAATGAGCCTCGTCGAGGCTGAGTACGAGCGGCAGGTCCAGTCCAATATTCAGGTGGTCAATTATCTGGGTGATTATCTTCGGGCGTCGGGCGGCAAACGTGTACGTCCCGCTTTGCTGATACTCGCAAGTGGTGCGTGCGGGGGTGCGACTGCGGGTAAAAATGTCATAAGTCTGGCGACCGTTATGGAGATGCTCCACACGGCGACACTCGTTCACGACGACATAATTGATAACGCCGACCTTCGCCGCAATCGTGCGTCGGTAAACGCCAGATTCGGGAATCAAACCGCCGTCCTTATGGGCGATTGGCTGTATATGTCGGCGTTTGAGACCTCACTGCAGGAAAGATCGCTCGAGATCCTCGACATTCTGACGCGATTGACCCGCAAGATGACCGAGGGCGAACTAATCCAACTGACAATGATCGGTCGCCTCGATATAAGTGAATCTGACTATTTCGACATACTAAAGCGAAAAACCGCATTCCTGTTTTCGGCTTGTGCCGAGATCGGAGCCATACTGGCCGGTTCTACCCTAGAGCAACAGCACGCACTCCGCGATTACGGTATGAATCTGGGAATCGCGTTTCAACTCGCCGACGATATTCTTGACCTCACATCGGAGGCTGAGAATCTCGGAAAGGCGGCAGGGACCGACCTTTTAGAAGGTAAAGTTACGTTGCCGCTGATCTATTTACTGCAGAGCGAACCGTCACTACGGCCAAAATTGGAGGATGTGATGCTGACGGGAGCATATAACGAGATATCACGCGATGACATTCGCGAATTGCTCGACGTACGGGGAATAATCGGCCAGATTCGCGAGCGTGCAAAGGAGTTTGCCGACGCCGCAAGAAAAAACCTTGATGTTTTTACGGAAACCGAGTATCGTGTTGCTTTGGAAGGAATTCCGAATTTTGTGATCGACCGAAATAGCTAG
- the lepB gene encoding signal peptidase I → MRPVIFEGVSMTPTIKDGDRLRFSSNISKLERGDIILFKYPKDPSKFYIKRVVGLPSERIGIRDGRVFINDTPFDESYVDTRFNQNDQTFPPITVEPESYFVMGDNRDNSSDSRYWGTVDRNLIQSKYVSGD, encoded by the coding sequence GTGAGACCCGTTATTTTTGAGGGCGTCTCGATGACGCCGACGATAAAAGACGGAGACAGATTGCGGTTTTCTTCGAATATTTCAAAGCTCGAACGGGGCGATATCATTTTGTTCAAGTACCCCAAAGATCCGAGCAAATTCTATATCAAACGTGTTGTCGGATTGCCTTCCGAACGGATAGGTATCCGCGACGGGAGAGTTTTCATCAACGACACGCCATTTGACGAATCGTATGTAGATACGAGATTTAATCAGAATGACCAGACATTTCCGCCCATTACGGTCGAACCAGAAAGTTATTTTGTAATGGGTGACAACAGGGACAATTCGTCCGACTCGCGGTACTGGGGAACTGTCGACCGAAATCTGATACAGTCGAAGTACGTTAGTGGTGATTAG
- a CDS encoding YajQ family cyclic di-GMP-binding protein, producing the protein MAKENSFDIVSKTDYAELTNALNQTGKEISQRFDFKGSKAAVELKDKDLIMTAEDETRLRNMNDILQSKLLKRGISLKALDYQTIEAAAGGTVRQLVKVQQGIPIEKAKEVVKYIKDAKLKVQASIQGETVRVSGKDRDTLQETIAALKGNDFGIDMTFDNFRSN; encoded by the coding sequence ATGGCAAAAGAAAATTCATTTGATATCGTTTCTAAGACCGACTACGCCGAGCTCACAAATGCGTTAAATCAAACCGGGAAAGAGATCTCGCAGCGATTTGATTTTAAGGGTAGCAAGGCTGCTGTCGAGCTAAAGGACAAAGATCTCATCATGACCGCCGAAGACGAGACGCGTCTGCGTAATATGAATGACATCCTCCAGAGTAAGTTGCTCAAACGTGGGATCTCGCTCAAGGCCCTCGATTATCAAACTATCGAAGCGGCGGCGGGCGGGACTGTTCGCCAATTGGTGAAGGTACAGCAGGGAATCCCTATCGAAAAGGCCAAAGAGGTCGTTAAGTATATTAAGGACGCTAAACTCAAGGTCCAGGCGTCGATCCAGGGCGAGACCGTACGCGTGTCGGGCAAGGATCGCGATACCCTGCAGGAAACGATTGCCGCTCTGAAAGGAAACGACTTTGGCATCGATATGACGTTTGATAATTTCCGCAGCAATTAG
- a CDS encoding TatD family hydrolase codes for MTFVDSHCHIDGDSFDADRDEVVQRARDAGVAAMLNIGTGDPHSDDFRRAVAVAEKYDNVYAAVGVHPHDAKLYDDKAEEHLVELTKSDKVIAWGEIGLDYYYDHSPREVQIDVFRRQIRTARELALPIIIHSRDADDQTVEILTEECSWDGFRGIMHCFGGTPRMAEDLMKVGFMISFAGNVTFKKAENLRDSARVVPLDRLLIETDCPFLTPIPFRGKRNEPSYVVHTAKFLAEMYGVGVLELGERTTANFIDLFGLKTDKFGNGSIRDER; via the coding sequence ATGACATTTGTCGATTCTCACTGTCACATCGACGGCGACTCGTTTGACGCGGACCGTGATGAGGTCGTCCAAAGGGCCAGAGATGCGGGCGTTGCGGCGATGCTGAATATCGGAACGGGTGATCCGCATTCCGATGATTTTCGAAGGGCTGTTGCGGTGGCTGAGAAATACGATAATGTGTACGCTGCGGTCGGCGTGCACCCGCACGATGCAAAACTTTATGACGACAAGGCGGAAGAACATCTTGTCGAACTTACCAAGAGCGATAAGGTAATTGCGTGGGGCGAGATCGGACTTGACTATTACTACGACCACAGCCCGCGTGAAGTCCAGATCGACGTATTTCGACGGCAGATTCGTACCGCACGGGAACTGGCTTTGCCGATAATCATTCACAGCCGCGATGCTGATGATCAGACAGTCGAGATCCTGACCGAGGAATGCTCTTGGGACGGTTTTCGCGGCATTATGCACTGTTTTGGCGGAACGCCGCGGATGGCCGAGGATCTGATGAAGGTCGGATTTATGATCTCGTTTGCCGGTAACGTGACGTTTAAGAAGGCCGAGAATCTCCGCGATTCGGCTCGCGTTGTACCGCTTGACCGCTTGCTGATCGAGACCGATTGTCCGTTTCTTACGCCGATCCCTTTCCGCGGAAAACGTAATGAACCGAGTTATGTGGTTCACACCGCAAAGTTTCTGGCCGAAATGTATGGAGTTGGCGTTTTGGAACTTGGAGAACGAACTACGGCGAATTTTATCGATCTATTCGGCTTAAAAACGGATAAATTTGGCAATGGATCGATTCGCGACGAACGGTAA
- the metG gene encoding methionine--tRNA ligase: MTQSFYITTPIYYANSLPHLGHLYTTIVADAIRRYKKQRGFDTYFLTGTDEHGINIQRAAEKNGRTPKEQVDLIAGELQRMFREFRLDTDNGGYDVFMRTTEAFHYQGAQHLWREIAKNKTPKGNDTIYKGFYEGWFCAPCAEFKTEEQYVTPDGSDVPNCLIHERPLDKVAEESYFFRLSDYDEWLIETIEHDVNRVRPEGRRNEVISFIRSGLQDLSISRQKTAVSWGVPVPDDDAHVMYVWLDALSNYITALGYGNEERTGFERLWPGTHLVGKDILRFHTVYWFSFLKAAGLSLPASVFAHGMWLDADGRKMGKTIGNVIEVDVLHKHFQVDALRYFLLREMVFGQDGKFGYENLIERANADLASGLGNLASRTFSMITKYREGLIPSGTIADENRTHAEGVGVDADGYELAAAVEHARDDFMRRFDKFEFSLGLETIWTVIARVDKLISDSKPWNLIKDDNQAETLNAVLYGACETLRWLCVELYPVMPEASKNIYSQIGLSDDIATLDPANLKWGELAAGTKIGETVGVFPRIDKNKVMNEINESIVSSPSSLVSDPSNVPVKKDEEQMTNDRFITIDDFLKVDLRVGEVKVCERIPKADKLLRFEIDLGEEKPRQILAGLAEYYEPEALIGRKVVVVANLKPRMMRGLESQGMICAASLEDNSGPKPALAAFLEDVEVGARLK, encoded by the coding sequence ATGACACAAAGTTTCTATATAACAACGCCCATTTACTATGCGAACAGCCTACCGCACCTCGGCCATCTGTATACGACGATCGTGGCCGATGCGATCCGCCGATATAAAAAACAGCGCGGTTTTGATACGTATTTTCTAACCGGAACCGACGAGCACGGGATCAATATTCAGCGGGCAGCCGAGAAAAATGGCCGAACGCCGAAGGAACAGGTGGACCTCATCGCCGGCGAACTGCAGCGGATGTTTCGCGAGTTTCGACTCGATACGGACAATGGCGGTTACGACGTATTTATGCGTACGACCGAGGCGTTTCATTACCAAGGGGCGCAGCATCTGTGGCGTGAGATCGCTAAAAATAAGACGCCTAAAGGCAATGACACGATCTATAAGGGCTTTTACGAAGGCTGGTTCTGTGCTCCGTGTGCTGAATTTAAGACCGAGGAACAATATGTGACGCCCGACGGCTCGGACGTCCCGAATTGCCTCATCCACGAGCGTCCGCTCGATAAAGTGGCTGAGGAAAGCTACTTTTTTCGACTTTCGGATTACGATGAATGGCTGATCGAAACGATTGAGCATGACGTCAACCGTGTTCGCCCCGAAGGGCGACGGAACGAGGTGATATCGTTTATACGAAGCGGCCTTCAGGACCTATCCATCAGCCGACAGAAAACAGCGGTTTCGTGGGGCGTTCCCGTTCCGGATGACGACGCACACGTAATGTATGTTTGGTTGGACGCACTATCGAATTACATCACCGCACTCGGGTACGGTAATGAAGAAAGAACAGGTTTCGAAAGGTTATGGCCGGGAACGCACCTTGTTGGAAAGGACATTCTTCGTTTCCACACGGTTTACTGGTTTTCATTTCTTAAGGCGGCCGGACTTTCGCTACCGGCAAGCGTTTTTGCCCACGGTATGTGGCTCGATGCCGATGGCCGCAAAATGGGCAAGACGATCGGCAACGTGATCGAAGTAGATGTTCTGCACAAGCATTTTCAAGTAGACGCGTTGCGTTACTTTTTGCTCCGCGAGATGGTCTTCGGGCAGGACGGCAAGTTCGGCTATGAAAACCTGATCGAACGAGCAAATGCTGATCTCGCAAGCGGACTCGGGAATCTCGCGAGCCGAACATTTTCGATGATCACCAAGTATCGCGAAGGCCTGATCCCGAGCGGTACGATCGCCGATGAAAACCGCACGCACGCTGAAGGCGTCGGCGTGGATGCTGACGGATACGAACTCGCGGCGGCAGTCGAACACGCTCGGGACGATTTTATGCGGCGTTTCGACAAATTCGAGTTCAGTCTAGGGCTTGAGACGATTTGGACGGTCATTGCCCGCGTCGATAAGCTCATCTCGGACTCAAAGCCCTGGAACCTGATCAAGGACGACAACCAAGCGGAAACGCTTAACGCCGTGCTATACGGGGCGTGCGAAACGCTTCGCTGGCTATGCGTCGAGCTTTATCCGGTGATGCCCGAGGCGTCAAAGAATATTTATAGCCAGATCGGTCTCAGCGACGATATCGCCACGCTCGATCCGGCCAACCTCAAATGGGGCGAACTTGCCGCCGGAACCAAGATCGGCGAAACCGTCGGCGTATTTCCGAGAATTGATAAAAATAAAGTTATGAACGAAATCAATGAGTCAATAGTCAGTAGTCCTTCGTCATTAGTTTCCGATCCATCCAATGTCCCGGTGAAAAAGGACGAAGAACAAATGACAAATGACCGTTTCATCACCATCGACGACTTTCTTAAGGTCGATCTTCGAGTCGGGGAAGTAAAGGTCTGCGAGCGGATCCCGAAGGCCGACAAACTCCTGCGTTTTGAGATCGACCTTGGCGAAGAAAAGCCTCGACAGATACTTGCGGGCCTCGCGGAATACTACGAACCTGAAGCACTGATCGGTCGTAAAGTCGTCGTCGTCGCTAACCTAAAACCCCGAATGATGCGCGGCCTGGAGTCGCAGGGAATGATCTGTGCGGCAAGCCTCGAAGATAATTCGGGCCCAAAACCCGCACTCGCGGCATTTCTGGAGGACGTTGAGGTCGGAGCACGGCTTAAATGA
- a CDS encoding M28 family peptidase: protein MKKVLSGLLIISFVATAALAQDRTASFDAKRMIQRVKRLSADDFEGRGPGTDGGKRAAQYIADQLKAGGVKPANKGSYFQNVTLAGLKADPNTKLAVAGKNGVTDYKFGDDFVATTGAQAERILVESEIVFVGYGIDAPLYKWNDYKGGEADYKGKILMILVNDPPASAGEPDLFGGKALTYFGRWTYKFEEAARRGAAGVILVHTTGSAGYGWNVVRTSNGNWRYEIARKAGDKSPYLQFKGWATEDAASRILGSAGFDLTKLSAAARTRDFKPVKTGVTAKLELNSQMKTFDSPNVAGIVDGTDSKLKSEFVIYSGHWDHLGIGEPNASGDKIYNGAYDNASGVAAILGIADVIAKLPKKERPKRSIMFFFPTAEEQGLLGAEYYSKHPLVPIDKTAANVNIDGVNFFGKVSDFMPLGAERSSMISVINEAAAERKLTVEADMQPEQGFFFRSDHFPFAKVGVPAVSLQHGDKFLKPLRAEAASFFNGYNSTHYHQVTDEFHDWWDVSAMVQESEFALAIGLKLANSPTMPRYNDTDEFSAADKKRFTK from the coding sequence ATGAAAAAAGTTTTATCAGGTTTACTGATCATTTCGTTTGTAGCAACGGCCGCATTGGCACAGGATCGCACGGCTTCGTTTGACGCGAAAAGGATGATTCAGCGAGTAAAGCGTCTCTCGGCCGACGATTTCGAAGGCCGCGGGCCCGGAACAGACGGCGGCAAGCGGGCGGCGCAATATATCGCGGATCAGCTCAAGGCCGGCGGCGTGAAACCGGCGAATAAGGGCAGCTACTTTCAGAATGTCACTCTCGCAGGCCTAAAAGCTGATCCAAATACAAAATTGGCCGTTGCGGGTAAAAATGGCGTGACCGACTACAAATTTGGCGATGATTTTGTTGCTACCACCGGAGCCCAAGCCGAAAGAATATTGGTCGAATCTGAGATAGTCTTTGTCGGTTATGGCATAGATGCTCCGTTGTACAAGTGGAACGACTATAAGGGCGGCGAGGCCGATTACAAGGGCAAAATATTGATGATACTGGTCAATGACCCGCCGGCATCGGCCGGAGAGCCGGACCTTTTTGGTGGAAAGGCCCTGACGTATTTCGGCCGTTGGACATACAAATTTGAGGAAGCCGCACGCAGGGGTGCGGCGGGCGTAATACTGGTGCACACGACGGGTTCGGCCGGTTATGGTTGGAATGTTGTTCGCACGTCGAACGGCAATTGGCGATACGAGATCGCTCGTAAGGCCGGTGACAAGTCGCCGTATTTGCAGTTTAAGGGCTGGGCGACAGAGGATGCGGCATCTCGGATACTTGGCTCGGCAGGATTCGATCTGACGAAGTTGAGTGCGGCGGCCCGCACGCGTGACTTCAAACCGGTTAAAACGGGTGTCACGGCCAAACTGGAGTTGAACAGTCAGATGAAGACCTTTGATTCGCCCAATGTCGCCGGCATCGTCGACGGAACAGATTCAAAACTAAAGAGCGAATTTGTTATCTATTCCGGACACTGGGATCACCTCGGTATCGGCGAGCCAAATGCCAGCGGCGACAAGATCTATAACGGAGCCTACGACAACGCATCCGGAGTCGCGGCTATACTCGGCATTGCAGATGTCATCGCGAAACTGCCTAAGAAAGAACGGCCGAAACGGTCAATTATGTTCTTTTTTCCGACGGCCGAGGAGCAAGGCTTGCTTGGGGCCGAATATTATTCAAAGCATCCGCTGGTACCGATTGATAAAACTGCCGCCAACGTCAATATCGACGGCGTAAATTTCTTCGGCAAGGTCTCTGACTTTATGCCGCTCGGCGCCGAGCGTTCGTCAATGATCTCGGTAATTAATGAGGCTGCGGCAGAGCGTAAATTGACGGTCGAGGCCGATATGCAGCCCGAACAGGGATTTTTCTTCCGCTCGGATCATTTTCCTTTCGCCAAGGTCGGCGTGCCCGCGGTCTCACTGCAGCACGGCGATAAATTTCTAAAACCGCTTAGAGCCGAAGCGGCAAGCTTCTTTAACGGATACAATTCGACGCATTATCATCAGGTGACCGACGAATTCCACGATTGGTGGGACGTATCCGCTATGGTCCAGGAATCGGAATTTGCCCTCGCGATCGGATTGAAACTCGCAAATTCGCCGACAATGCCGAGATATAACGACACCGACGAGTTTTCGGCGGCGGATAAGAAGCGGTTCACTAAGTAA
- the folE gene encoding GTP cyclohydrolase I FolE yields the protein MSNETTGKVDLKKIADGVRLMLEGMGEDPDREGLQKTPARVADFYAELTDGMWQDAKSHIQALPGDSHDEMVIVKDITIASVCEHHLAPFVGKCHIAYIPKGGRIVGLSKLARIAEIFARRLQVQERLTQQIAQTLYDALDPIGVMVVIEAEHTCMTLRGVKKPGAITITSAVLGGFRKDPRTRAEAMSLIKG from the coding sequence ATGTCTAATGAAACGACCGGCAAGGTCGACTTAAAAAAGATCGCTGACGGAGTTCGGCTGATGTTAGAAGGAATGGGCGAAGACCCGGATCGGGAAGGCCTGCAGAAAACGCCGGCCCGCGTCGCTGATTTCTACGCGGAGTTGACCGATGGTATGTGGCAGGACGCCAAATCACATATTCAGGCTCTGCCGGGCGATTCGCACGACGAAATGGTCATCGTTAAGGACATAACCATAGCGTCGGTCTGTGAGCATCACCTTGCCCCCTTCGTAGGCAAATGCCACATCGCTTACATTCCGAAGGGCGGCCGGATCGTAGGGCTTTCGAAGCTCGCGCGGATCGCCGAAATATTTGCCCGGCGGTTGCAGGTCCAAGAGCGTCTCACACAGCAGATCGCTCAGACACTGTACGATGCACTCGACCCGATCGGCGTGATGGTCGTGATCGAGGCTGAACATACGTGTATGACGCTCCGCGGTGTGAAAAAGCCGGGTGCGATCACCATTACGTCCGCAGTCCTCGGCGGATTTAGAAAGGATCCGCGGACGCGTGCCGAGGCAATGTCATTGATCAAGGGATAG
- the larC gene encoding nickel pincer cofactor biosynthesis protein LarC — protein MRTLYFDCFAGASGNMILGALIAAGVHAEGLKTELRKLQISEFDIEVSTVDRSGITSTHVDVRVPHEHVHRHLHNIVDIIDRTDLSDSVKSRSRAIFTRLAEAEAKIHGIEVGKVHFHEVGAMDAIVDVVGSCIGFEMLGIERFTCSKVHVGSGFAQMAHGKFPIPPPAVAELLTGVPIYSTEIEGELMTPTGAAIISTVCDTYGRVPEMSVAVTAYGAGTRQYEGFPNALRIMVGDSEVASTGESGATDELLVIETNIDDISPQILGYVMERVFEIGALDCWFTPIQMKKNRPATMVSILCDREHRRSLTELLYNETTTIGIRVRSVERECLERKTITVATVYGDIDIKIARHKGRVVNIMPEYDQVKAAATEHKTTFHSVREAAVSQFAEYGISEKAVA, from the coding sequence ATGCGAACACTATATTTTGATTGTTTTGCCGGCGCAAGCGGAAATATGATCCTTGGGGCATTAATAGCCGCAGGCGTGCACGCTGAGGGTCTGAAGACGGAACTTCGTAAATTACAGATCTCGGAATTTGATATAGAGGTTTCGACCGTCGACCGTTCGGGGATAACATCGACGCACGTTGATGTAAGGGTGCCGCACGAACACGTTCATCGTCACTTGCACAATATCGTCGATATTATAGACCGTACCGATCTTTCAGATTCGGTCAAATCGCGTTCGAGGGCGATCTTTACACGGCTTGCAGAGGCCGAAGCAAAGATCCACGGCATCGAAGTCGGAAAGGTTCACTTTCACGAGGTCGGGGCGATGGACGCGATCGTGGATGTAGTGGGCTCGTGCATTGGGTTTGAAATGTTGGGGATCGAGCGATTTACGTGCTCGAAGGTCCACGTTGGCAGCGGATTTGCACAGATGGCCCACGGAAAATTTCCGATCCCGCCGCCGGCAGTTGCCGAACTTCTGACCGGAGTGCCGATCTACTCGACCGAGATCGAAGGCGAACTTATGACGCCAACCGGAGCCGCGATCATCTCGACGGTCTGTGACACCTACGGTCGGGTGCCGGAAATGTCGGTTGCGGTCACCGCTTATGGAGCGGGGACGCGGCAATACGAAGGGTTTCCGAACGCCTTGCGGATAATGGTCGGCGACTCTGAAGTTGCGTCGACGGGAGAGTCGGGCGCGACCGATGAATTATTGGTGATCGAAACGAATATCGACGATATTTCGCCCCAGATCCTCGGATATGTGATGGAGCGAGTTTTCGAGATCGGGGCACTGGACTGTTGGTTTACGCCGATCCAGATGAAAAAGAACCGTCCTGCCACGATGGTGTCGATCCTTTGCGATCGCGAGCATCGGCGTTCACTCACCGAACTTCTTTACAATGAAACGACCACCATCGGTATCCGCGTCCGCAGCGTCGAACGCGAGTGCCTCGAGCGCAAGACGATAACGGTCGCTACTGTTTATGGCGATATCGATATCAAGATTGCTAGACACAAGGGCCGTGTCGTCAATATAATGCCGGAATACGATCAGGTCAAAGCGGCAGCAACTGAGCATAAAACGACATTTCACTCTGTTCGCGAAGCAGCAGTTTCGCAGTTTGCCGAATACGGCATTTCGGAAAAGGCAGTTGCCTAG